The following are from one region of the Terriglobia bacterium genome:
- a CDS encoding nuclear transport factor 2 family protein: MADTKTIIEQAYSAFNNRDIDGALALMAQDVSWPKASEGGKIIGKEEIRAYWTRQWVEFDPHVEPLAMTEEDGGKTRVKVHQLVKNLQGNVLSDSQVIHIFTISGGLIAAMDLGDEAETTAGPSGAFPHRS, translated from the coding sequence ATGGCAGACACTAAGACCATAATTGAGCAGGCGTATTCCGCATTCAACAACCGGGACATTGACGGTGCATTAGCGCTGATGGCGCAAGACGTGAGCTGGCCCAAGGCTTCAGAGGGCGGCAAGATTATCGGAAAAGAAGAGATCCGTGCCTATTGGACTCGACAATGGGTTGAGTTCGATCCCCATGTCGAACCGCTCGCAATGACCGAGGAAGACGGAGGCAAGACCCGCGTCAAGGTGCACCAACTCGTCAAAAACCTTCAAGGGAATGTTCTTTCGGACAGCCAGGTTATCCACATATTCACTATAAGCGGTGGTCTTATCGCAGCCATGGACCTCGGGGATGAGGCCGAAACAACCGCTGGTCCGTCTGGCGCCTTCCCACATCGATCCTGA